A single window of Phyllostomus discolor isolate MPI-MPIP mPhyDis1 chromosome 13, mPhyDis1.pri.v3, whole genome shotgun sequence DNA harbors:
- the LOC118498022 gene encoding uncharacterized protein LOC118498022, with product MGQTGELKLPYKEQRTPSWQAQCQGPHLTESRPVWGSLPRSLVELGLEPRSARKKIREVDHSQRGPNNLSAPVPLCLGLPVPVAWCGGSCCPCPPHPRSCPLSIAALGQRWPLPAKAIRPPSCIAPQHQTQPRPGGRRCSWAATLVARLTLPSHWSPISCLNAVWPHTPGSSGSTPSSTTCDCHGVGVDSRGVWVKLWGGQRYHGKREVELSGWLKVRPGVQAVRELELRRQWSQHRCLSCNVWRHSVLGLGGWLLRVSHKLGGNCLEERQESCLPLRWCRLPGEGWGGGMQPTLSCAMKKS from the exons ATGGGGCAGACAGGCGAGTTAAAGTTACCTTACAAAGAGCAGAGGACTCCCAGCTGGCAGGCTCAGTGCCAGGGCCCTCACCTCACAGAGTCCCGCCCAGTCTGGGGGAGTTTGCCCAGGAGTCTGGTGGAGTTGGGTCTCGAACCCAGGTCTGCACGTAAAAAAATAAGGGAAGTGGATCATTCCCAGAG GGGTCCCAATAACCTATCTGCTCCTGTGCCTCTGTGTCTTGGTCTTCCAGTGCCCGTGGCATGGTGTGGTggcagctgctgcccctgccccccccacccccgcagctgtCCCCTCTCCATAGCAGCCCTGGGGCAGAGGTGGCCTCTGCCTGCAAAGGCCATCAGACCACCCAGCTGCATTGCTCCTCAACACCAGACGCAGCCACGGCCAGGAGGGAGGCGCTGCAGCTGGGCAGCCACCCTGGTTGCCAGGCTAACGCTGCCTTCACACTGGTCTCCCATCTCTTGCCTTAATGCGGTGTGGCCCCACACCCCAGGGAGCTCTGGCTCCACACCCAGCAGTACTACGTGTGATTGCCATGGGGTTGGGGTGGACTCCAGAGGGGTCTGGGTGAAACTGTGGGGAGGACAGAGGTATCATGGGAAACGGGAAGTGGAGCTCTCAGGGTGGCTGAAAGTGAGGCCCGGTGTGCAAGCTGTCAGGGAGCTCGAACTCCGTAGACAGTGGTCACAGCACCGCTGTCTGTCATGCAACGTGTGGAGACACTCTGTCCTTGGGCTTGGAGGATGGCTTCTCAGGGTGAGCCACAAGTTAGGGGGCAACTGTCTGGAAGAGCGACAGGAAAGCTGCCTGCCCCTGAGATGGTGCCGTCTTCCtggagagggttgggggggcgggaTGCAACCCACACTGTCCTGTGCAATGAAGAAATCATGA